In one Spirosoma rigui genomic region, the following are encoded:
- a CDS encoding putative Ig domain-containing protein has protein sequence MFTSTPASGKSATCFSYYGWILIVFVLFSTRLSAQTLPPGFVSSAIQSGYDTPVGTVFSANGQQLFVWDKAGRVFVSTWNGTTYIRQGTPVLDISDEVGNWRDFGLLSVCLDPNFSQNGLFYLFYVVDRHHLLYYGTSQYNKDANDYFNATISRVTRYRAGNTNGSLIADRNSRQVLLGESKSTGIPLLYESHAGGTLLFGRDGTLLVSTGDNASYDAIDVGNERNTYVQTAINEGIMRPAENVGALRSQMITSLCGKVLRIDPNTGDGVASNPFYTGSNPRAPQSRVWSLGLRNPFRMSLQPNTGSTSPNDANPGTLFVGDVGWYTNEDLHRIDRGGLNCGWPLYEGLDTAPGYYGRSVRNQDEPGQPTFESQCQQPVTATVDSDPARRRLVHSRPILDWRHDAPIARVPAFDGNTAVVRTVGSAGAPTGTPFRGNAAMGGVFYTGSQFPAAYQNTYFFADFGQNWIKNLVLHDHDDHAVEEVRDFAGSGFGQGVVHLDVSPLDGSLFCVNINGQIIRISYGGNQPPTARPTASVTSGSSPLTVQFSGSTSSDPEGRPLTYRWDFGDGTTSNEVNPQHVFTSSDNRSFTTSLVVTDDGQLTDTQQLVISLNSVAPTVRITNPADGSLYPLNKISYYRLEASVTDNNPGTLAYEWQVWLQHNNHEHPEPVLRETNPQVQISPVGCSGTDTYSYRITLKVTNQGGLTASTSVRIFPDCASGTTAVGQVTTTPLTNAVQVNWKNPAATFDEIMVVCRPGSGFQSHPSGTDYAADANFKGTGTAFESGRVVYKGSGQTVTAQNLDASTPYYFRIFTRIGSTWNEGVEVTATPTGNTPTGGALALIAPLYNCATGAITFRTTGGNGSTIEYAAGGITGWTTNPNQTVESGLRGDPKVLILNARQGNTQVSYSFDLPNACGSGSAPGNRPPVVAAAIGNQVLTQQQPYTFNIPGNTFNDPDNQTLTYSLTGLPNGLSFDAGTLTISGRPTTVGQTTVTLTATDPGNLAASTSFLLRVEAAASTPGTSTPPPTTNPTTGFAITGVTTGSCQTLSPTLRQISFTPQYSGLNGQAVTFSVIGEMVPTTSAGPYSLRVYTDNPTITLKARQTGTDASFAYSWLAACANNTGGATPPPTTANQAPRLVNPLADQQVTVNQPFTLAIAPTTFSDPDNQTLTYSLTGLPNGLSFDAGTLTISGRPTTVGQTTVTLTATDPGNLAASTSFLLRVEAAASTPGTSTPPPTTNPTTGFAITGVTTGSCQTLSPTLRQISFTPQYSGLNGQAVTFSVIGEMVPTTSAGPYSLRVYTDNPTITLKARQTGTDASFAYSWLAACANNTGGATPPPTTANQAPRLVNPLADQQVTVNQPFTLAIAPTTFSDPDNQTLTYSLTGLPNGLSFDAGTLTISGRPTTVGQTTVTLTATDPGNLTASTSFLLRVEAAASTPGTSTPPPTTNPTTTGFAITGVTTGSCQTLSPTLRQISFTPQYSGLNGQAVTFAVDREMVPTTIPGPYSLRVYTDNPIITLRAKQSASEATFAYNWLAACPQSNGRVSAEPVAPLAVTVLGNPVMTDVLPLEIRGAKGEWIRLQLFNERGYVTGDINIRHLDPIEWPSVKLDGPAGLYILHVSTPTQLRIVKVLKL, from the coding sequence ATGTTTACCTCTACCCCAGCTTCTGGGAAATCAGCCACCTGTTTCAGCTACTACGGGTGGATACTCATCGTCTTCGTACTCTTTTCCACCCGGTTGAGTGCCCAGACGCTGCCACCGGGCTTTGTGAGCAGTGCCATCCAGTCGGGCTACGATACACCCGTTGGTACTGTGTTCTCCGCCAACGGGCAGCAGCTGTTCGTCTGGGACAAGGCTGGCCGTGTCTTTGTATCGACCTGGAACGGCACGACGTATATCCGGCAGGGCACCCCCGTTCTCGACATCAGCGACGAGGTGGGCAACTGGCGTGATTTCGGACTGCTCAGCGTTTGTCTTGACCCCAATTTCAGCCAGAATGGCCTGTTCTACCTATTCTACGTCGTCGATCGTCACCACCTGCTCTACTACGGTACATCCCAGTATAACAAAGACGCGAACGACTATTTCAACGCCACCATCAGCCGCGTAACCCGGTACCGGGCCGGCAACACCAACGGCTCGTTAATTGCCGACCGGAACAGCCGTCAGGTGTTGCTTGGCGAAAGCAAATCCACCGGTATTCCGCTCCTTTACGAATCCCATGCCGGGGGTACCCTCCTCTTTGGCCGCGATGGTACACTGCTGGTATCAACGGGTGACAATGCCAGTTACGATGCTATTGACGTCGGTAACGAACGGAACACGTACGTTCAGACGGCCATCAACGAAGGAATCATGCGGCCGGCCGAAAACGTGGGGGCGTTGCGGTCACAGATGATCACCTCCTTATGCGGCAAGGTGCTGCGTATTGATCCCAACACGGGCGATGGCGTAGCCAGTAACCCCTTCTATACGGGCAGCAATCCGCGGGCACCCCAGTCGCGGGTGTGGTCGCTGGGCCTGCGGAATCCCTTCCGGATGAGTCTTCAGCCTAATACCGGCAGCACCAGTCCCAACGATGCCAATCCCGGCACCCTGTTCGTTGGCGACGTAGGCTGGTACACCAACGAAGATCTTCATCGAATTGACCGGGGGGGACTCAACTGCGGCTGGCCGCTCTACGAAGGACTGGACACGGCCCCGGGCTATTACGGTCGTAGCGTTCGTAACCAGGACGAACCCGGTCAGCCAACGTTCGAAAGCCAGTGCCAGCAACCCGTTACGGCAACGGTAGATTCGGATCCCGCCCGGCGCCGGCTGGTCCACTCCCGTCCCATCCTCGACTGGCGGCATGACGCTCCCATTGCCCGCGTACCCGCCTTTGACGGCAACACGGCCGTCGTGCGTACCGTCGGATCAGCGGGGGCGCCGACGGGAACACCTTTCCGCGGAAATGCTGCCATGGGTGGGGTCTTCTACACCGGCTCGCAGTTTCCGGCGGCCTACCAGAACACCTACTTTTTTGCCGACTTTGGCCAGAACTGGATCAAAAACCTCGTACTACACGACCATGACGACCATGCAGTAGAGGAAGTACGGGACTTTGCCGGCAGTGGTTTCGGACAGGGCGTAGTTCATCTCGATGTCAGTCCGCTGGATGGATCGCTCTTCTGTGTCAACATCAACGGCCAGATTATACGGATCAGCTATGGGGGCAACCAACCCCCAACCGCCCGCCCAACGGCCAGCGTCACCAGCGGCTCATCGCCCCTGACAGTGCAGTTTTCGGGCAGTACATCGAGCGATCCCGAAGGTCGCCCGCTGACGTACCGCTGGGATTTCGGCGACGGGACAACATCAAACGAGGTCAACCCCCAGCACGTTTTTACGAGTAGCGATAACCGTAGCTTCACAACGTCGCTGGTAGTTACCGACGATGGTCAGCTGACCGATACACAGCAACTTGTTATATCGCTGAACAGTGTAGCGCCCACCGTCCGGATTACTAACCCGGCCGACGGTAGCCTGTACCCGCTTAACAAAATCAGCTACTACCGGCTGGAAGCCAGTGTTACCGACAACAATCCGGGAACACTAGCCTACGAATGGCAGGTCTGGCTGCAACACAACAACCACGAGCATCCCGAACCTGTTTTACGCGAGACCAATCCTCAGGTTCAAATATCGCCCGTTGGCTGCTCCGGAACGGATACCTATTCCTACCGCATCACCCTCAAAGTAACCAATCAGGGCGGTCTGACAGCCAGCACATCCGTCCGGATATTTCCCGATTGCGCGTCGGGTACTACGGCCGTTGGTCAGGTTACGACAACCCCGCTCACCAACGCGGTACAGGTAAACTGGAAGAATCCGGCCGCTACTTTCGACGAGATCATGGTTGTATGCCGTCCCGGATCGGGTTTCCAGAGCCACCCGAGCGGTACAGACTATGCAGCCGATGCCAACTTTAAAGGAACCGGCACCGCCTTTGAGAGTGGTCGAGTGGTCTACAAGGGCAGCGGCCAGACCGTTACTGCTCAAAACCTCGATGCATCCACACCGTATTACTTCCGGATCTTCACCCGCATAGGCAGCACCTGGAATGAGGGCGTGGAGGTGACCGCTACGCCCACGGGTAATACCCCGACGGGCGGGGCGCTGGCGCTGATAGCTCCCCTTTATAACTGCGCAACGGGTGCCATTACCTTCCGGACGACCGGCGGCAATGGCAGCACCATCGAGTATGCCGCCGGAGGAATTACGGGCTGGACTACCAACCCGAATCAAACGGTAGAATCGGGCCTGCGGGGCGACCCGAAAGTGCTTATCCTCAACGCCCGCCAGGGCAACACGCAGGTAAGCTATTCATTTGACCTGCCCAATGCCTGTGGCTCAGGTTCAGCACCGGGTAACCGCCCGCCCGTTGTCGCTGCAGCAATCGGAAATCAGGTACTGACGCAGCAGCAGCCATACACGTTCAACATTCCCGGGAATACGTTCAATGATCCCGACAATCAAACGCTGACCTACTCTTTGACCGGCTTACCCAACGGGCTGAGCTTTGACGCGGGCACGCTCACCATCAGCGGGCGGCCTACTACGGTGGGACAAACGACGGTGACGCTGACGGCTACCGACCCGGGCAACCTCGCAGCCAGCACTTCCTTCCTGCTGCGCGTCGAGGCTGCTGCCAGCACCCCCGGGACCTCAACCCCGCCACCGACGACCAACCCCACCACCGGCTTCGCCATCACGGGCGTTACGACGGGGAGTTGCCAGACCCTCAGCCCCACCCTGCGCCAGATCAGCTTCACGCCCCAGTACAGCGGACTCAACGGGCAGGCCGTCACCTTTTCCGTTATCGGAGAGATGGTCCCAACCACTAGTGCAGGCCCTTACTCCCTGCGGGTCTACACTGACAACCCAACCATCACCCTAAAAGCCCGGCAGACAGGCACCGATGCCAGTTTCGCCTACAGCTGGCTGGCCGCTTGCGCCAACAACACCGGCGGTGCTACCCCACCCCCGACCACGGCGAACCAGGCCCCCCGTCTGGTCAACCCGCTCGCCGATCAGCAGGTGACGGTAAATCAGCCCTTCACCCTGGCGATTGCCCCGACTACGTTCAGCGATCCCGACAACCAAACGCTGACCTACTCTTTGACCGGCTTACCCAACGGGCTGAGCTTTGACGCGGGCACGCTCACCATCAGCGGGCGGCCTACTACGGTGGGACAAACGACGGTGACGCTGACGGCTACCGACCCGGGCAACCTCGCAGCCAGCACTTCCTTCCTGCTGCGCGTCGAGGCTGCTGCCAGCACCCCCGGGACCTCAACCCCGCCACCGACGACCAACCCCACCACCGGCTTTGCCATCACGGGCGTTACGACGGGGAGTTGCCAGACCCTCAGCCCCACCCTGCGCCAGATCAGCTTCACGCCCCAGTACAGCGGACTCAACGGGCAGGCCGTCACCTTTTCCGTTATCGGAGAGATGGTCCCAACCACTAGTGCAGGCCCTTACTCCCTGCGGGTCTACACTGACAACCCAACCATCACCCTAAAAGCCCGGCAGACAGGCACCGATGCCAGTTTCGCCTACAGCTGGCTGGCCGCTTGCGCCAACAACACCGGCGGTGCTACCCCACCCCCGACCACGGCGAACCAGGCCCCCCGTCTGGTCAACCCGCTCGCCGATCAGCAGGTGACGGTAAATCAGCCCTTCACCCTGGCGATTGCCCCGACTACGTTCAGCGATCCCGACAACCAAACGCTGACTTACTCTTTAACCGGCTTACCCAACGGGCTGAGCTTTGACGCGGGCACGCTCACCATCAGCGGGCGGCCTACTACGGTGGGACAAACGACGGTGACGCTGACGGCTACCGACCCGGGCAACCTCACAGCCAGCACCTCCTTCCTGCTGCGCGTCGAGGCCGCTGCCAGCACCCCCGGGACCTCCACCCCGCCACCGACGACCAACCCCACCACCACCGGCTTTGCCATCACGGGCGTTACGACGGGGAGTTGCCAGACCCTCAGCCCCACCCTGCGCCAGATCAGCTTCACGCCCCAGTACAGCGGACTCAACGGGCAGGCCGTCACCTTTGCCGTTGACCGGGAAATGGTGCCGACCACCATCCCGGGGCCCTACTCCCTGCGGGTCTACACCGACAACCCAATCATCACCCTCCGGGCTAAGCAATCGGCCAGCGAGGCCACCTTTGCCTACAACTGGCTGGCAGCTTGCCCACAAAGCAATGGCCGGGTTAGTGCAGAACCGGTTGCGCCTTTGGCCGTAACGGTGTTGGGTAATCCGGTTATGACCGACGTTTTACCGCTCGAAATTCGGGGAGCAAAGGGGGAATGGATACGGCTTCAGCTATTTAACGAACGAGGCTACGTCACGGGCGACATCAATATCCGGCACCTTGATCCCATCGAATGGCCTTCCGTAAAACTGGATGGACCGGCAGGTCTGTATATTCTGCATGTCAGCACCCCCACGCAACTCCGAATTGTAAAAGTGCTGAAACTGTAA
- a CDS encoding UDP-2,3-diacylglucosamine diphosphatase, producing MSNIETIPLPAGRNAYFASDFHLGVPTPEQSRIRERAVVAWLDHIKPDAEVIFLVGDVFDFWFEYKRSIPKGFIRLQGKLAELTDAGTRVVLFTGNHDMWMSDYFTQEMGIPVYREPRRYTIGDKRFLIGHGDGLGPGDYVYKRLKVLFESGLARRLFRYLHPDVGIGLAQTWSYRSRLSNQHKGEEIFLGDDREWLMQYCREVEAQMHHDYYVFGHRHLPLDRPVSETSRYINLGEWVTAKTYARFDGTDLQLKTWPTD from the coding sequence ATGTCCAATATCGAAACCATCCCCCTTCCTGCCGGCCGCAACGCTTACTTCGCGTCCGATTTTCACCTGGGCGTACCCACGCCTGAACAAAGCCGAATTCGGGAACGCGCCGTTGTGGCCTGGCTCGACCACATCAAGCCCGACGCCGAGGTCATCTTCCTGGTCGGTGACGTGTTTGATTTCTGGTTCGAGTACAAACGATCCATTCCAAAAGGCTTTATCCGGCTCCAGGGTAAACTGGCTGAATTAACCGACGCCGGTACCCGCGTGGTACTCTTTACGGGCAATCACGACATGTGGATGAGCGACTATTTCACGCAGGAGATGGGCATCCCCGTCTACCGTGAACCCCGCCGGTATACCATCGGCGACAAACGGTTTCTGATCGGGCATGGCGACGGCCTCGGTCCCGGCGACTACGTTTACAAGCGACTGAAAGTGCTGTTTGAAAGCGGGCTGGCCCGGCGACTGTTCCGCTACCTCCACCCGGACGTGGGCATTGGTCTGGCCCAGACCTGGTCTTACCGCAGCCGGCTCAGCAACCAGCATAAAGGCGAAGAAATCTTCCTGGGCGACGACCGGGAATGGCTCATGCAGTACTGCCGTGAGGTAGAAGCGCAGATGCACCACGATTACTACGTGTTCGGGCACCGTCACCTCCCCCTCGACCGACCCGTATCGGAAACAAGCCGCTATATCAACCTCGGCGAGTGGGTTACGGCTAAAACCTACGCCCGCTTCGACGGAACAGACCTGCAACTTAAAACATGGCCTACCGACTGA
- a CDS encoding carboxypeptidase-like regulatory domain-containing protein, whose translation MKQSLTYILLGVCLLLLTGGLADTFAQGQERQVTFTGFLTGGKNNEPLPGAYIYIPKAGKGVLSATNGYFALPVFPGDSIIFSYVGFKTQYHIIPRRLTELTYSAVVALQEDVKTLAEVKVYPYATEELFKEAFVNLKLPDQMERDNLARNTDPAAIMRMAATMPMGAVANHQNFVNQQFFGRESIVGRSATPTFAFTNPFAWANFIRSVKRGDLKTKEWRSEFNKAPRENMTRKDVLQEGN comes from the coding sequence ATGAAGCAATCGTTAACATATATACTGCTGGGCGTATGCCTGCTGCTGCTTACGGGTGGATTAGCCGATACGTTTGCGCAGGGGCAGGAACGGCAGGTGACCTTTACAGGCTTCCTGACGGGCGGCAAGAATAACGAACCACTGCCCGGGGCCTATATCTACATTCCCAAGGCCGGGAAAGGGGTGCTGTCGGCTACAAACGGCTATTTTGCCCTGCCCGTGTTTCCCGGCGATAGTATCATCTTCAGCTACGTTGGTTTCAAAACCCAGTACCACATTATACCCCGACGGCTCACTGAATTGACCTATTCGGCGGTGGTGGCCCTCCAAGAGGATGTTAAGACACTGGCCGAGGTAAAGGTGTACCCCTACGCGACGGAAGAGCTGTTCAAGGAAGCGTTCGTGAACCTGAAACTGCCCGACCAGATGGAGCGTGACAACCTGGCCCGCAACACCGATCCGGCCGCTATTATGCGTATGGCCGCAACGATGCCTATGGGAGCGGTAGCCAACCACCAGAACTTTGTTAATCAGCAGTTCTTTGGGCGTGAGTCCATCGTTGGACGTAGTGCGACACCGACGTTCGCGTTTACGAACCCCTTTGCCTGGGCTAATTTTATCCGGTCGGTGAAACGGGGAGATCTGAAAACGAAGGAGTGGCGGAGTGAATTCAACAAAGCACCCCGCGAAAACATGACTCGTAAAGATGTCCTGCAGGAAGGAAACTAA
- a CDS encoding DUF4595 domain-containing protein, producing the protein MKKTSTVLCVALLTGLIACDDHRTPPEAVSTCPVVKRTLLFPSPSLPYVETVNYNNVAYNLGLNDYQTFTYDEQGRVSQSETVFSVNPQQANSKSTYEYSPTQIKETRYASNGTSSQINYSLNNQGLIASGNGSTYQYDNNGYLVKSTSATTERTYTITNGNLVEQVEVVKTPAATTTRISQYEYDQSKPGFTAALQQPYYLIEPGYQAIAPYFGKNTRNLLTKSTTSIATVLKDGTPFKSNSVATFIYTYDQRGQIIRTKSVINNTIDEPLYRDENITVNDFTYGCAL; encoded by the coding sequence ATGAAAAAAACCTCTACTGTATTATGTGTGGCCCTTCTTACGGGCTTGATTGCGTGCGATGATCACCGCACACCTCCCGAAGCCGTTTCCACCTGCCCGGTCGTTAAAAGAACCCTTCTTTTCCCATCGCCATCATTGCCTTACGTGGAGACAGTGAATTACAATAATGTAGCTTACAATTTGGGACTAAATGACTACCAGACCTTTACGTATGATGAACAGGGACGAGTAAGCCAGTCCGAAACCGTATTTTCGGTGAATCCGCAACAGGCTAATTCGAAGTCTACCTACGAATACTCACCCACCCAGATTAAAGAAACTCGGTATGCGAGTAACGGGACAAGTTCTCAGATCAACTATTCCCTCAATAACCAAGGCTTAATTGCCAGTGGTAATGGATCAACCTATCAATACGACAACAACGGATATCTGGTCAAATCGACGAGCGCTACAACGGAGAGAACCTACACTATTACCAATGGAAACCTGGTTGAGCAAGTAGAAGTCGTCAAGACGCCCGCAGCAACGACGACACGGATAAGTCAATACGAATATGACCAAAGTAAGCCCGGCTTTACCGCTGCGCTGCAACAGCCGTATTATTTAATAGAGCCCGGCTATCAGGCAATCGCCCCTTATTTTGGTAAAAACACCAGAAACCTGCTGACGAAATCGACGACGAGTATCGCGACGGTCCTAAAAGATGGCACGCCATTTAAGTCAAATTCGGTAGCCACGTTTATTTATACTTATGACCAAAGAGGTCAAATCATTCGAACAAAATCCGTCATTAACAATACGATTGATGAGCCTCTCTACCGGGATGAGAATATTACTGTAAATGATTTTACCTACGGTTGCGCGCTGTAA
- a CDS encoding phosphatidate cytidylyltransferase, which translates to MKQRLAKLTNLQQRVIAAVAGVPVILFMIWYADWSFALLFTLVSALTQREFYRLLGLDGFEPLTAYGTVVGCLVCVLAYFAEKGVIGTDAYFLICPASSMIFLIKLYKKRDMKPFTNIGFTFLGIIYVAMPFALLIVLALRGGSYHPAIIIGCLLLLWASDIGAYFAGTYFGRRKLFERVSPKKSWEGAVGGAVAAGLVALGLAFFAPELKPWQWYCVGGIIVVTGTYGDLVESLFKRSIAIKDSGTSIPGHGGFLDRFDGLLLAAPFIITFLKLFA; encoded by the coding sequence ATGAAGCAACGTTTAGCTAAGCTGACCAATCTCCAGCAGCGCGTTATTGCGGCTGTGGCAGGGGTTCCGGTTATTTTGTTTATGATCTGGTACGCCGACTGGTCGTTTGCGTTGCTGTTTACGCTGGTGAGCGCGCTCACCCAGCGGGAATTTTACCGGCTGCTGGGCCTCGACGGGTTCGAGCCACTCACGGCCTACGGCACTGTCGTAGGCTGTTTGGTGTGTGTACTGGCCTATTTCGCCGAGAAAGGCGTCATTGGTACCGATGCCTATTTCCTCATCTGCCCGGCCTCGTCGATGATTTTCCTCATCAAGCTTTACAAAAAGCGGGATATGAAGCCCTTCACCAACATCGGGTTTACGTTTCTCGGAATTATCTACGTAGCCATGCCATTTGCGTTGCTGATCGTGCTGGCTCTGCGCGGGGGCAGCTACCACCCCGCTATCATTATCGGGTGTCTGCTGTTGCTGTGGGCCAGTGATATTGGTGCTTATTTCGCCGGTACCTACTTCGGTCGGCGGAAGCTATTCGAGCGGGTGTCGCCCAAAAAATCGTGGGAGGGTGCCGTGGGTGGTGCTGTCGCGGCTGGCCTGGTAGCGCTGGGGCTCGCCTTCTTCGCTCCCGAGCTGAAACCCTGGCAATGGTACTGCGTGGGGGGCATCATTGTCGTGACGGGTACCTATGGTGACCTGGTCGAGTCGCTGTTCAAGCGAAGTATCGCAATCAAGGATTCAGGTACGAGTATTCCGGGGCATGGCGGCTTTCTGGACCGCTTCGACGGGCTGCTGCTGGCGGCTCCGTTTATCATAACGTTTCTCAAATTATTTGCCTGA
- a CDS encoding putative signal transducing protein, whose translation MNENWESIYATPMPHRAELAKALLAEHEIPAVVVNRQSSSYPTLGLGKSEVHVLAKDAILAKVILENEATFS comes from the coding sequence ATGAACGAAAACTGGGAATCTATTTATGCTACGCCCATGCCCCATCGGGCCGAACTGGCCAAGGCACTGCTTGCGGAGCACGAAATTCCGGCGGTAGTAGTCAATCGGCAGAGTAGTAGTTACCCGACCCTGGGTTTGGGTAAGAGTGAAGTACACGTACTGGCGAAGGACGCAATTCTGGCCAAAGTAATCTTAGAGAATGAAGCAACGTTTAGCTAA
- a CDS encoding CPBP family intramembrane glutamic endopeptidase gives MQPTHTPSHSHSRPPTIGGLTMLVGFVLMGGVISTFLLLGILLIVKGMDAAGAQAYLTQLALKPSGAGNGWYELMLLQAVNHLGTFLLPALAYWYLIERRTWVQFNSRPLWAVASLGLVALIVIAFMPFDGLVIEWNQSIHLPQTLAPLEQWIRDKEKSLEGITRYLTTFSSPTQLVVALLVIAVIPAIGEEVLFRGILQRNISYWTRNVHAGIWLAAILFSAIHIQFLGFVPRMLLGALFGYLYVWSGNLWVPIFAHFVNNGFTVIMVYMHQRKLVSVDIESNELVPVWGAMLSLVLTLGLMYFFKQRNQVPDADR, from the coding sequence ATGCAGCCAACCCACACGCCCAGTCATTCTCACTCACGTCCGCCAACCATTGGTGGCCTAACCATGCTCGTTGGGTTTGTGCTCATGGGGGGCGTAATCAGCACTTTTTTGTTGCTCGGTATTCTCTTGATCGTCAAGGGGATGGATGCGGCCGGGGCGCAGGCTTACCTCACACAACTGGCCCTTAAGCCATCGGGAGCGGGGAACGGCTGGTACGAGCTGATGCTGCTTCAGGCTGTCAACCACCTCGGGACGTTTTTACTGCCCGCCCTGGCCTACTGGTACCTCATCGAGCGCCGGACGTGGGTGCAATTCAATAGTCGGCCACTCTGGGCCGTCGCCAGCCTAGGCCTGGTAGCCCTGATTGTTATTGCGTTCATGCCATTCGACGGACTCGTGATCGAGTGGAATCAGTCGATTCATTTGCCCCAGACCCTGGCTCCCCTGGAGCAGTGGATTCGCGATAAGGAAAAAAGTCTGGAGGGCATCACCCGGTACCTCACTACGTTTTCCAGTCCCACGCAGCTTGTGGTGGCCCTCCTGGTCATTGCGGTAATTCCGGCCATCGGTGAGGAAGTGCTGTTCCGCGGCATACTACAGCGTAACATCAGTTACTGGACCCGAAACGTTCATGCAGGTATCTGGCTGGCGGCTATTCTGTTCAGTGCAATCCACATTCAGTTTCTGGGCTTTGTGCCCCGTATGCTGCTGGGAGCGCTGTTCGGGTACCTCTACGTCTGGTCCGGTAACCTGTGGGTTCCTATTTTTGCCCACTTTGTCAATAATGGGTTCACGGTCATAATGGTCTATATGCACCAGCGCAAACTGGTCAGCGTCGATATCGAAAGTAATGAGCTGGTGCCTGTCTGGGGGGCTATGCTCTCGCTGGTACTTACGCTGGGACTCATGTATTTTTTCAAGCAGCGAAACCAGGTACCGGACGCCGACCGCTAA
- the dusB gene encoding tRNA dihydrouridine synthase DusB: MVNIGNIQLPDFPLLLAPMEDVSDPPFRAVCKANGADLMYTEFISSEGLIRDAAKSVQKLDIFEYERPIGIQLFGSDVETMGECARIASRANPDLIDINYGCPVKQVACRGAGAALLQDIPKMVRMTEAVVNATHLPVTVKTRLGWDDHTKNIGEVAERLQDIGIKALTVHGRTRVQMYKGDADWTLIGRIKENPRITIPIFGNGDIDSPEKALEYKNRYGVDGVMIGRASIGHPWIFNEIKHYVQTGQHLAPPTVADRVAVCRQHLDFSIRWKGEVVGLFEMRRHYANYFRGLPDFKPFRMRLVTTGTYAETSAVLDEVADTYDAVMTA, encoded by the coding sequence ATGGTTAACATTGGCAACATACAATTACCGGATTTCCCGCTGCTGCTGGCCCCAATGGAGGACGTCAGCGATCCACCCTTCCGGGCCGTTTGCAAAGCCAACGGTGCTGACCTGATGTACACGGAATTTATCTCGTCGGAAGGCCTCATCCGCGATGCCGCCAAGAGCGTTCAGAAGCTGGATATCTTCGAGTACGAGCGCCCCATTGGTATTCAGCTCTTCGGATCCGATGTGGAGACCATGGGCGAATGTGCCCGGATCGCCAGCCGGGCCAACCCCGACCTGATCGACATCAACTACGGTTGTCCGGTGAAGCAGGTAGCCTGCCGGGGGGCGGGAGCCGCGCTGCTGCAGGATATTCCGAAAATGGTCCGCATGACCGAAGCGGTGGTCAACGCCACCCACCTGCCCGTGACGGTAAAGACCCGGCTTGGCTGGGACGACCATACCAAAAATATTGGTGAAGTGGCCGAGCGGCTGCAGGACATTGGCATCAAAGCCCTGACCGTGCACGGCCGAACCCGCGTGCAGATGTACAAAGGTGATGCCGACTGGACGCTCATTGGCCGGATCAAAGAAAACCCCCGGATCACCATTCCCATCTTCGGCAACGGTGATATCGACTCGCCCGAAAAAGCGCTGGAGTACAAGAACCGCTACGGGGTCGATGGGGTCATGATTGGCCGGGCCAGCATTGGTCACCCCTGGATCTTTAACGAAATCAAGCACTACGTCCAGACCGGTCAGCACCTGGCCCCGCCAACCGTGGCCGACCGGGTCGCCGTTTGTCGGCAGCACCTCGACTTCTCGATTCGCTGGAAGGGCGAGGTTGTGGGGCTGTTTGAGATGCGTCGTCATTACGCCAACTATTTCCGGGGTCTCCCCGATTTCAAACCGTTCCGGATGCGGCTGGTCACCACCGGCACCTACGCCGAAACCAGTGCGGTACTGGACGAGGTAGCCGACACGTACGATGCCGTTATGACCGCATAA